The sequence cttttagattttttatttattcagccgGGCTGCAAACATTAAATGAGTGAATCAGACAGGAGTTAAACgttttttaacaaatactcTACATGTGAGAGGGATTCTGAAcccaaaataaaagtgttagaAGACTCAttcacagttttattgtttcatcttGATGTGTAAAAGGAGGGTTTTAATGAGTAAAATTAATTGATGTTTAATGTTACTGAATGTGCTTGATGGTGCTGTATAAGATGAAGGAGATAAAGATGAAGATAAAGagaaatgttctgtttatttggTTGACGGGAGTTCATCATTGActcgttgttttttttgaaagcGTGCAGCACTTTTTGTTCCCCTCGCTGCAAAGGGAGCAGAAAGAAGTGATTATCCTGCGTGACTGGAGGCAGGAGCCAGTGGGCTGTGTGATTGGGGCGACATCACTCTTTTCGTTTCTCCGTTCAAGGCTTGGTCGGTCAGTCCGACTGGTCCCAGTACTTCCCGGACTGCGGCGGCAGCTCCCAGTCGCCCGTCGACGTGGCGATGGCTCAGACCAAGTATGACCCCGGCTTGAGTCCAGTGACCCCTCTGGGCTACAGCCAGCACGGAAACCAGCCCTTCATGCTGCACAACAACGGGCACACAGGTAACAAAGACGTCCACCTGTTTGTTCTGCACCCCGACGTAACCCGGCAGCAGACGTTTCGTCCctgagatggaaaaacaaatcagctggttcctcttttttttttttttttttgtttccctcctcTTTAGCCGTCATCGAGCTGCCGGAGTGGATGGGACTGGAGGGTCTGCCGTGGCTCTTCACGGCCGTCCAGCTGCACTTTCACTGGGGCAACGGCGGTTCGGGTCACGGGGGCAGTGAACACACCATCGACGGAAGGAGCGCAGACGCAGAGGTGCGTTCAAACAAGTTACAATCAGGGCtattaaagtaagaaacaaactCCTACCAGTAAATCAGCtgatcaaataaaagcaaaggtaacaaaaaaaaaaaaatctacatttttttttgttatttgtaaagTAAATGTGATCTAACTGAAGCAttgcaataaaacaagaaactttAGATCTAATTAAGAACAGATTTGTAATAAAGTGAACCAGTAGTTTCCATGAGACAAAACCCCACAAATTACTGGGGCGCAgtgacaacaacaacacaaccgTGTATCATAAATATGTCAAACTTCATACCTGGACACCTTATGGGTTGAGGCTGATCCCtatggatttcaaggtcacagggatAAAGGCCTAGGCCACAGGTGATCTTGTgcttcaaaaggtctgaactattgctttacaGTTAAATGTGAACcataaatgtttggtttatatCCCATCGCTTGTCTAATGAAGCTGCATAACCAAAAGTGgggtaaaaatgacaaaaaaagacaacaaaaaccaaagaaaagtgtgaaaaaaagcagaaaagatgGGGACAGAGTGTAACGGGAAGATAAGCCCCTTTACGTTTTTGACagaatgggtttttttttacggaTGGGATGctgaaatattaataataatccCTCCCGTTCCTTCATCCTTTTCTTCCCGTTCTCGTCGTCTCTCGCTTCTGTCCAGATCCACGTGGTGCACTACAACTCGGAGCTCTACCCCAACATGTCTGCGGCCGTGGCTCAGAGAAACGGCCTGGCCGTTTTAGGGATTCTCATTGAGGTAACGGGACGGCGCGCAGCCGGAGCGTATTACCACAAGGCCACTTGGTCCTGCACTTTGAGCGGCGTAGGTCTGAGTTTTGGTTTCCCAGGCAGGTGAGGAGACAAACCCGGCGTTCAACAACATCGTCAACTACATGAGCCGCGTCCGACACGCAGGTGGGCGCCGCCGTGTAAACCTTCTAAAAATGAGACGACTTCATGGACGTCTAGGtatttcttcctctctctctctctctctctctgctgccttcatgagtttgtttttcctttttttttaaagacgaGATAACGCTCATCCCGGCTTTTGACATCCGGTCGCTCCTTCCGAAGAATCTGGGCCGCTACTATCGCTACAACGGCTCCCTGACGACCCCGCCCTGCCACCAGAGCGTCATCTGGACGGTGTTCCACGAAAGGCTTCGGATCTCGAAGGCGCAGGTCCTGTCGAAAAAAGAATCGGCGTGCCTCGTAGCGTAAACTCGGTTTGACGGTTGACGAGCTGGTTGAAAATCGGCTTTCACGATCTGAAGTTTGAAAatccaaaatatttaaagagctGGGTTTAGGAGATTTGAAACACAACGTCCCACGTCTTTGGAACTGGGTTCGATAAATGGAGACGAACCGTTCGCTTCTCTTTGAGGGCGTCCGATGTCGTACGCATGTCTGAAGAAGGCACCGTCACTCTGTCCTTCCTTTCTCTCCGCTCCAGCTGCTGAAGATGGAGACGACGCTTTACTCCAGCAGAGACGGAGAATCCCACAGGATGCTGCTGCAGGACAACTACCGGGCAACCCAGCCGCTCAACCACAGAGTCATCTTTGCCTCCTTCTCTGCAGGTTAGGAACGTAGGCGCTTCTGTGGAGACGCTTTTTGTAGATTTACGTTGCAGGAGGTCACCGTCAGCCTGGTTTGAGCTCAGTTTCCGTGTCTCATCAGCACTTCCACAGTGACAGTTCATAGCATCAACCATCAGCCACCAGTGGTTAAAGCCCTATTCACACGGGATTAGTTTTACCTGGGGACCATGctatttgtaataattacagAGATGGTCTGTGTTGTTAATCCTGTGTGAATCGGCCACGTCAGTAGTTTGCAAAGTAAACATTCCCCAAATTACCTCCTAGATTTCGCTGAACTCCGACGTCCAGTGATAATACCAATCCAGTTTGAACAAATGGCTGTGCACCATTTGTTCAAACTGCCTTTGGTACTTCGAATCACCCCAGGTGTCGATTAATTTAAGGGTTTCTCCTCGAGTCCGGTGCCTTACGCTCCTTCTTAGCGCCCGCCATCTTGAACACGCGACGTAAGCGGACGTTATGCGATCGTGCTCGTCCCGCGCGAACGGGGCTTTAGAAACCCAGAGGAAACGACGCAGAAACGCTGACGGCCATGTTTGTGTGGAGCAAACAGCGACTGCGTTGTTGCGGCACGAGACCAACGGACAcaaagaggacaggaaagggaATCGGAGAGGACGGCGGAGACGAATGGAGACAGAGTTGGTGTAAAGTGAAATCAGCACCGCTGTCGAAGCGCCGTAGAGCCAACCTTTTttgagacacttttttttttaaattttgtgaccataaagttaaaaacctgctgccatttttccataacatgttctgtttttttttgtagaatcaGGGAAGGAGCTCTCCTCTGGTAAGACTACGAGACATTATTGGGCACATTTGATCTGTATCAGCTGCAGTAACATCCACGCCTTCGATTGTTgaaagatttgatttgatttcggCTGATGTGGGcgctcctcctgtttttttttgtttgtttgttttgtttttatcctcctTTCGTAATTTTGCAGGTGAAGTCACGGCCGTGGTGATCGGAGTCATGTGTGGCTGTGTGGGCCTGGCGGTAATCGTCCGCTTCGTCGTGAAGACCATACGGTGAGACATTGCCGCTTTTCCCAGcggcacgttttttttttgtttgtttgttttctcattccGGTTTAAGCGGCGGGGTGCTGGCTACCGGCGCCGCTCTTGGAGGAGATCCCGGCCTGGACTCACCCCGTTTCCTTTTCTCTCGGCAGATTTTTCAAACTCCTCCACCGGGAAACAGTCGTGGTAAACAGGTGGCTTACCTGATCCCAGTACTGACGAGGCTCCTCAGCTCGCACCGACTCTCCGCTTACTCACACGCAGATAACGGCGAGAATAATACGCCCGTCACCGGGCAGCCGTCAtataacagctttaaaaaccCCCATAAATAACTATCAGCAGACGCATTAATGTGGATCATGATGTTGCTTGACTTCAGCTGGACACAGATGTGCTGACATCGGTGTAAATTATCATCTAAGAAGCAtaatttatgaaacaaaaccaacGAAATTTATGTTTGGAAACAGCTTTATAAATCTGTCCAAATCAAACACCTTTATTTCCTATGatttaaggttaaaaaaaaggcctaaaaaGTGGAAATGCCTCCAAAATGGACCCAAATCCGATCTTAAATTAGGCTGCATTTATCGTTTACATACGGCATGTATCTGTATTATTTACATCCGTAACATATTTCACACAGAATTTATTCACTGCCAGCTTGTTTACTGCACATACTGTAGGTTTAACACAAAACTACTCATAAACGGGCTTAACGGATTTTAACTCCTAACGCTTTCTGCACCAAACTGCTCTGGACCGCTGAGGTTTGGTAGAGTTCTTACGGAAACGTCACTAAATATTTAATCCTCTTTACTTGGTTCCGGTCGGAAAGGTGGGTTTCTCCCATACCTAACCCCCTCGCTGCTTGGATCAAGCGTTGCCCTTTGAGCTGGCATAAAACGATCCACTACGATATCAGAACCAACAACCAGAAACCAAAACGAGCTTGCCTCCTTTTGTCTATacaacctttttctttcacGTCCTAAAGCGAACGGCACAAACGTACCCCATCCGTCGACAATCCACGCCTTTCTATCTGTGCAACCGTTAAAGCCTTTAAACAAGCCAACCTTTGGTTACACGGTGAACTTTAACGGCTCCTAACCCTGTCGCCGACCCTTCCTTGAACCTTTTTTCACCCCCTAACCACCGTTACACTAGGATCATTGCTTTTCTCTTGAttgacttgtaaaaaaaatcaaatccttTTTTGTTCTTCGAACGCATCCAATTCGAGGACCGGCTGCTTGTTTGAGCGGAGTAACGGGTGAAACGCCACCTGTCGGTGGTTCTGATGTTGTAGTTGATCGGCGTAAATGTGTGTATTACCTAAATGACGCTTATCTCTTTAAAAAATTGAGCTTGCGAGTGAATGTGTGCTCTGGTTTTCTGATCTCATTTGGAACTGTAATCTTCTCACACAGCCTATATTCTGTCAACGCGAGTTAAATGGTGGATCCTTGTCGAGAACCCTTGAAGGGGGGCCCGTCATTAGCTTCTCATAATCTCAATCAGCCGCCTGTACTTATTTAAGATGTAATCTCAACTAACGAGAGCAGGagtgagctttaaaaacagctgaacgcGACCTCTTTGACATGTTCGActcatgatttttttccctgttctgctctttttattctctctctTGTGACCGTGCGACAGCTCTTCTTCTAGCTGGGACGTCCTGCACAATAACCGGCCCGCTCCCATGCCAAGGTCACTGCTCAACATTATGACCTTTAACCCCCCCGATTCCTGGCCACATCTCTTTGTCTTAGCCACCAGTTCACCCAGCGACTTAACCTCTTTGATTAGACTTTAACACCTCCTGTAATGTTGCTCAAAGATAATCCACTCGCTCCCTGTGAGGAAACGCAGCACAACAGAGAGGACATTGTTTAAATTCACTCAGTTCCTAAAAGAAAAGTCTTCCTGTAATCCTCAAGTTAGATTTggtaaaggattttttttttagctgtttgttgtgTAACGTTCACTAGctgtgtttgtgatgttttgtttcaaaacctttttaaaagctgcaaatgTATCTGTAAATGCACCTGCTTacctaatttgtttgttttatgatgagaaCAGAGGTAATTTGCAGAAAAAtaggaaacagttttttttgtttgtttgttagacCACTTAACATAAAAGGTCTCTtgaactcaagggatgaaccagtgcTGTGTTAACAAATAAGAACTTAGCAGATAACTagttttaaattggatctttagaTATCAACTCTCTAAACACTAGCTAGCAACTAGTTAAGAAACTCTCTAAAACACTAGCAACAAACTATTTAAAGCTCTTGCTAAGACACTAGCTAGCATCTAGTTCAAACACTAGCTAACAACTATCTGAGACATTACCTAGCAACTAGCTAAGACACTAGCTAAGATGCTAGCTAGCAACTAGCGAAGACACTAGCTAAGACATTAATTAGCATCTAGTTCAAACACTAGCTAACAACTATCTGAGACACTAGCTAGCAACTGGGTAAGATGCTGGCTAAGCCACGAGCTAAGATGCTAGCTTACAACTAGTTAAGAAACTCGCTAAAAAAATAGCTACAAGCTATTTAAAGCTCTAGCTAAGGCACTAGCTAGCATATAGTTAAAACACTAGCTAACTATCTGAGACACAAGGTAGCAACTAGCTAAGATGCTAGCTAGCAACTAGCGAAGACACTAGCTAAGACATTAGTTAGCATCAAGTTAAAACACTAGCTAACAACTATCTGAGACACTAGCTAGCAACTGGGTAAGACGCTAGCTAAG is a genomic window of Kryptolebias marmoratus isolate JLee-2015 linkage group LG16, ASM164957v2, whole genome shotgun sequence containing:
- the ca14 gene encoding carbonic anhydrase 14, which produces MNSPALLLLPVLLFFRRTAANSAEEIPWTYSGLVGQSDWSQYFPDCGGSSQSPVDVAMAQTKYDPGLSPVTPLGYSQHGNQPFMLHNNGHTAVIELPEWMGLEGLPWLFTAVQLHFHWGNGGSGHGGSEHTIDGRSADAEIHVVHYNSELYPNMSAAVAQRNGLAVLGILIEAGEETNPAFNNIVNYMSRVRHADEITLIPAFDIRSLLPKNLGRYYRYNGSLTTPPCHQSVIWTVFHERLRISKAQLLKMETTLYSSRDGESHRMLLQDNYRATQPLNHRVIFASFSAESGKELSSGEVTAVVIGVMCGCVGLAVIVRFVVKTIRFFKLLHRETVVVNSSSSSWDVLHNNRPAPMPRGKNQEKSEETKQDLALSTTSEAERKAEPSPSPQTEP